GCATGCCTGGGTTTGGGATGAGCGGCCAGCAGTTTCGTCAGTTCTTCCCTGCGGGCTCCAGAGCGTCTGTTCTGGGGCCCGTCCCGATGGGAGTCACCATCAAGACCCCACACATGGGCTTCCAGCGCCACTTCACGCCACACGCGCGCTATTTCGCCAACGTGAGTGTGTATTAAACCTCGGCACGCAAATatgttgtattttcagcatcattactccagtcttcagtgtcacgtgatattcagaaatcatttgataataagtcatcatattttcatgatttctgaagatcatgtgacactgaagactggaggaatgatgctgaaaatacagcggagcatcacagaaataaattacactttaacacagattcacacagaaaacagctgttttacattgtaaaaatatttcactatttttactgtatttttgatcaaataaatgcagctttgatgagaaGAGACTTTCAGAACATCCTTCTGATCCCAAATGTTTTAATGGGAGTGTACATGaatcatatttaaacaaataaataatctattGTGGTGTACATTATTTGGTAAATGTGAAACACACAGGAGTTTCAGGCTCGTCAGCCGGACAGGAAGAGGGAAAACGAGCAGAAATCTGCGGGCAGCagcgacagccaatcagaagccagCAGCAGAAGAGGTATTCGGAAGAGTCACGTGTCTCGGCCAAACAGTTCTGCTTAAACCAAATATATGCAGAAATCATGTTAACGTCGCAAAAGTTGAATGTTTTTAATAACTCTACAAAACACTTGTTTCCTGAAGAATAAGAATAACTTTGTGAAAAAGTCGGAAACGTTTTGTACATCATACAGCCCTTCATCACATCTGCTGAATAAAATCCAGGATTTGTTTCTTAGCAATTTTGAGATGCTCATTCCAAAAATAGTGTCAGATTTGCTGGAGCACATCACGCTTTGTAAACAAATATGCATTTCGTAGCATTTTTGCTTTAGGCAGTCATTTATAATCTATTGTTAACCGATTATCGGCACCGATATTGAGCTTTTTTCATGGTTATCGGTCATTTTCAAAACcgatttaaagcatttaaagcaaactggtcaaaagtttggggtcagtaaatttttattatttcttttttttataaataaaatgtgttaaattgttaagaagtgatagcaacGATTTATATCGTTATAaaagattaatatttttattaaatgctgttcttttttactttttattcatcaaagaatcctgaagaaaagtattgtagtttccaaaaaaaacaaaaaaattggcaACTTTGatcattctaataataaatcatcatattttcatgatttctgaagatcatgtgacactgaagactggaggaatgatgctgaaaatacagcggagcatcacagaaataaactgtaTATGAAAGGTTATTTAAATAGAAAccgttattttatattgtaataacattttgcaagacattaaaacattacaagtctcaTTGATCCCAAATTATTGAtcggtattgtgtgtgtgtgtatgtgtgtatgtgtgtgtgtgtgtatatatttgtcaTTAAAATCAAAGCATTAGTTATTTGGATAAATGCATTAAagccaaatataaaaatatataatcttaATTTTTCCCCTGAAAAAAGGGTATGtgatggaaaatatttatttctatttttgaaCTCGGCATTAGATAATATCAGGCCTTTGTTGCAAATCAGATGCAAGATGCAAGGCTGTGTAATGTGCGCATAAACGTACaataatcaagtcaagtcacctttatttatatagtgctttaaacaaaatacattgcgtcaaagcaactgaacaacattcattaggaaaacaataaTCAAATCAAGTCAAATAAACCAATGTAAAGGACAGATACAATGTTTCAAGCTATTATAACACCAGAATGATTGAGTTTTAAAGGGCAGAAATGAGATGAGGAGTGTGATTTGTGTTTTGATGTGAACAGCAGATGAAGCGTCTGCTGCTGGATGCCAGGAGTCTTCAGAGCAGCCCGATGAACCAGAggccaaaaaacacaaaacacaagagTCAGTGACTttccatctgtctgtgtgtgtgtgtcagattgaTCTCTTCTGTGTGCTGTGAGTCTGTATTAAtgcagtttgtgtgtttgtgcaggtcaGAAGAGCCTGTGGAGACAGAATCCGCTCGAAGCGCTGAGATCCTGCAGGTACCGAGTGTTTCACCTTCATCAGAACGGATTGAGGGAATATTCTTGGGTTTTACCATCTGTCACATCTGTGACCTGCCGTCAACTTAAAAATCTTCTGTCCCTCAATttttaaaaaagagaaataaaaaaccTGTTCGCAGTAGTGCCATAACAATGGAGGAAGGTTAAAACTGGAGact
Above is a window of Carassius carassius chromosome 4, fCarCar2.1, whole genome shotgun sequence DNA encoding:
- the LOC132140114 gene encoding cip1-interacting zinc finger protein-like isoform X1; the encoded protein is MFNPHQHQQHQFHQHLRQLQQLFQQQTPPPTAPPPPPAPPAHHITHTRPPARMVNLCSSTQTFIAPNPVLQGALLMQQMQAGGMPGFGMSGQQFRQFFPAGSRASVLGPVPMGVTIKTPHMGFQRHFTPHARYFANEFQARQPDRKRENEQKSAGSSDSQSEASSRRADEASAAGCQESSEQPDEPEAKKHKTQESEEPVETESARSAEILQVPSVSPSSERIEGIFLGFTICHICDLPST
- the LOC132140114 gene encoding cip1-interacting zinc finger protein-like isoform X2; the protein is MFNPHQHQQHQFHQHLRQLQQLFQQQTPPPTAPPPPPAPPAHHITHTRPPARMVNLCSSTQTFIAPNPVLQGALLMQQMQAGGMPGFGMSGQQFRQFFPAGSRASVLGPVPMGVTIKTPHMGFQRHFTPHARYFANEFQARQPDRKRENEQKSAGSSDSQSEASSRRDEASAAGCQESSEQPDEPEAKKHKTQESEEPVETESARSAEILQVPSVSPSSERIEGIFLGFTICHICDLPST